From the genome of Malus sylvestris chromosome 6, drMalSylv7.2, whole genome shotgun sequence, one region includes:
- the LOC126626446 gene encoding AT-hook motif nuclear-localized protein 26-like isoform X1, protein MDTHSLPPPFHTRDFHLHHQQQHPQFLHQQQNSEDEQTGSSGLNKGQKRERDMDNNDSGGNGGELGKELNVTMSGGDGSEMTRRPRGRPAGSKNKPKPPIIITRDSANALRSHVMEIADGCDIVESVATFARRRQRGVCIMSGTGTVTNVTLRQPASPGSVVTLHGRFEILSLAGSFLPPPAPPAATGLTIYLAGGQGQVVGGSVVGTLIASGPVVIMAASFSNAAYERLPLEEDEGQLPMQGGGGSVGSPTGVGHQNQQQQQPQHQQLLAEAANSNAPLFHGLHPNLLNSMELPAEAAYWATSRPPF, encoded by the coding sequence ATGGACACCCATTCCCTTCCCCCTCCTTTCCATACGAGAGATTTCcacctgcatcaccagcagcaGCATCCTCAGTTCCTCCACCAGCAACAGAATTCCGAAGACGAGCAAACAGGAAGCAGTGGCCTTAACAAGGGACAGAAGAGAGAGCGGGATATGGACAACAATGACAGCGGTGGCAATGGAGGCGAATTAGGCAAAGAGCTCAATGTCACCATGTCCGGTGGTGACGGATCAGAAATGACGAGAAGGCCCCGAGGGAGACCTGCCGGATCCAAGAACAAGCCTAAGCCCCCCATCATCATCACCCGGGACAGCGCCAATGCGCTCCGCTCCCACGTCATGGAGATTGCCGACGGGTGTGACATAGTGGAGAGTGTCGCCACCTTTGCTCGCAGGCGCCAGAGAGGCGTCTGCATTATGAGCGGGACCGGCACAGTCACGAATGTGACCCTCAGGCAGCCCGCCTCCCCAGGGTCCGTAGTGACGTTGCACGGTCGATTCGAGATCTTATCACTTGCGGGATCATTTCTTCCCCCACCAGCCCCACCTGCCGCGACTGGTTTGACCATATATCTGGCAGGAGGGCAAGGGCAAGTTGTAGGGGGAAGCGTTGTGGGGACGCTAATTGCATCTGGCCCCGTTGTCATCATGGCAGCTTCGTTTAGCAACGCGGCATATGAGCGGCTTCCACTAGAGGAAGACGAGGGTCAACTGCCAATGCAAGGTGGAGGTGGAAGTGTTGGTTCTCCAACCGGGGTTGGTCATCAGAaccagcagcagcaacaaccgCAGCACCAACAACTTTTGGCTGAAGCTGCGAACTCAAATGCGCCTCTTTTTCATGGGTTGCATCCCAATCTTCTGAATTCCATGGAATTGCCAGCTGAGGCAGCGTACTGGGCTACCAGCCGCCCGCCATTCTAA
- the LOC126626446 gene encoding AT-hook motif nuclear-localized protein 26-like isoform X2 has product MDNNDSGGNGGELGKELNVTMSGGDGSEMTRRPRGRPAGSKNKPKPPIIITRDSANALRSHVMEIADGCDIVESVATFARRRQRGVCIMSGTGTVTNVTLRQPASPGSVVTLHGRFEILSLAGSFLPPPAPPAATGLTIYLAGGQGQVVGGSVVGTLIASGPVVIMAASFSNAAYERLPLEEDEGQLPMQGGGGSVGSPTGVGHQNQQQQQPQHQQLLAEAANSNAPLFHGLHPNLLNSMELPAEAAYWATSRPPF; this is encoded by the coding sequence ATGGACAACAATGACAGCGGTGGCAATGGAGGCGAATTAGGCAAAGAGCTCAATGTCACCATGTCCGGTGGTGACGGATCAGAAATGACGAGAAGGCCCCGAGGGAGACCTGCCGGATCCAAGAACAAGCCTAAGCCCCCCATCATCATCACCCGGGACAGCGCCAATGCGCTCCGCTCCCACGTCATGGAGATTGCCGACGGGTGTGACATAGTGGAGAGTGTCGCCACCTTTGCTCGCAGGCGCCAGAGAGGCGTCTGCATTATGAGCGGGACCGGCACAGTCACGAATGTGACCCTCAGGCAGCCCGCCTCCCCAGGGTCCGTAGTGACGTTGCACGGTCGATTCGAGATCTTATCACTTGCGGGATCATTTCTTCCCCCACCAGCCCCACCTGCCGCGACTGGTTTGACCATATATCTGGCAGGAGGGCAAGGGCAAGTTGTAGGGGGAAGCGTTGTGGGGACGCTAATTGCATCTGGCCCCGTTGTCATCATGGCAGCTTCGTTTAGCAACGCGGCATATGAGCGGCTTCCACTAGAGGAAGACGAGGGTCAACTGCCAATGCAAGGTGGAGGTGGAAGTGTTGGTTCTCCAACCGGGGTTGGTCATCAGAaccagcagcagcaacaaccgCAGCACCAACAACTTTTGGCTGAAGCTGCGAACTCAAATGCGCCTCTTTTTCATGGGTTGCATCCCAATCTTCTGAATTCCATGGAATTGCCAGCTGAGGCAGCGTACTGGGCTACCAGCCGCCCGCCATTCTAA